One segment of Campylobacter hominis ATCC BAA-381 DNA contains the following:
- the ftsY gene encoding signal recognition particle-docking protein FtsY, translating to MFNFFKKGLEKTINSMKFANAGKNKISKEILEDMLLEADVDYDIVEEILYYLPPQDDVKKDDLKRVMNTYFKYESPEIPQSKPFVELILGVNGAGKTTSIAKLANLYKKSGKSVILGACDTFRAGAIEQLKLWAEKIEVPIVATAQGHDPAAVAFDTISSAVAKKIDNVLIDTAGRLQNQKNLAKELEKIVRISAKALSSAPHRKIIILDATQGNNSVIQAKAFNEIAKIDGIIITKLDGTPKGGALFGIARELEIPILYIGVGEKMEDLIEFNAQNFVETLVDGIYE from the coding sequence ATGTTTAATTTTTTTAAAAAAGGGTTGGAAAAAACCATAAACTCTATGAAATTCGCAAACGCAGGTAAAAATAAAATTTCAAAAGAAATTTTGGAAGATATGCTGCTTGAAGCCGATGTCGATTATGATATCGTAGAAGAGATACTTTATTATTTGCCACCGCAAGATGATGTAAAAAAAGATGATTTAAAGCGGGTTATGAATACTTATTTTAAATATGAAAGTCCAGAAATTCCGCAAAGCAAACCTTTTGTAGAGCTTATTTTGGGAGTAAACGGTGCCGGAAAAACAACTTCCATAGCAAAACTTGCAAATCTTTATAAAAAATCCGGAAAAAGCGTAATTTTAGGCGCTTGCGATACTTTCAGAGCAGGAGCGATTGAACAGTTGAAGCTTTGGGCTGAAAAAATTGAAGTTCCGATAGTAGCCACTGCACAAGGACACGATCCTGCAGCAGTTGCTTTCGATACTATAAGTTCTGCCGTAGCAAAAAAAATAGATAATGTTTTAATTGATACAGCGGGTCGTCTTCAAAATCAAAAAAATCTTGCAAAAGAGCTTGAGAAAATCGTGCGAATAAGCGCAAAAGCTTTATCAAGTGCGCCGCATCGTAAGATAATCATACTTGATGCAACGCAAGGAAACAATAGTGTAATTCAAGCAAAAGCTTTTAATGAAATTGCCAAAATAGACGGAATAATAATTACAAAACTTGACGGAACGCCAAAAGGCGGAGCGCTTTTTGGAATTGCACGCGAACTTGAGATTCCGATACTTTATATTGGTGTCGGCGAAAAAATGGAAGATCTTATAGAATTTAATGCACAAAATTTTGTAGAAACTTTGGTGGATGGAATTTACGAGTAA